One segment of Geomonas ferrireducens DNA contains the following:
- a CDS encoding tetratricopeptide repeat protein: MPFAKHSSMIRFPRKTRPCLLLGLVTTLFACALPTGAFAQQQNRLLRVAVYPHQGFTRVSLSFLSPPDYTLRVLPGRVRLEVRDADAPSFKKLRNLNDRMIAGINASETRGLLNVSVPVRVADAAAQAVSCANPSVLSIDIGPAMKRVNPVDIAPGREPILSGTERFVRDFDAEPGGVPFSPTDGKLLKELLPEGEALLFQQGESLLYRDRAEEAVNVFAMFDKKGDRVKALASFRLGEAYEKLGRHQEALASFRNAEALWPGYLNQAPELMQPYSDALARTGDFPGARRMLLRLMDRYIGTPYQAELLNRLADLIERNGQKEAALAMYRSVVMYAHGSAAAGRARLKLADRALFSISRDRYRELLSKYQTIYGEPGDPSSRDEALFKMSLLLALYAPPKDALEAAVTYNRRYPRGIFSTVLSKMREEILFPVYQEAAAAGKDDALVRLAMDNREYLSRCFGDAGFAPRLSQAFEKTGKTVQELELFTYLDGKNWAASSAPFMLSRMVDDAVVLGNAPLAESTARDFLGRFPRDPNLGRVREQLGRLAFEKGDLPGAAAQLAFLKARNAKAALPDSEYYLGKALQAAKDHGGAVRSLVRFTTSAKSGNPLLPDAYYNLAVELAEVKDYPHALAACQVGASVAGGEMVGQFLFKTGELQVKLGAVREAKASWEKATGMGGTWGKLAGEALNDLNWRMKIAGELP; encoded by the coding sequence ATGCCTTTTGCCAAGCACTCTTCCATGATCCGCTTCCCGCGCAAAACCAGACCGTGCCTCCTCCTGGGGCTCGTCACGACGCTCTTCGCCTGCGCGCTCCCGACGGGCGCCTTTGCACAGCAGCAAAATCGACTGCTGCGCGTCGCCGTATATCCCCATCAAGGGTTCACCAGGGTCAGCCTCTCCTTCCTCTCTCCACCGGATTACACGCTGCGCGTCCTCCCCGGGCGGGTCAGGCTCGAGGTGCGCGATGCCGACGCCCCGAGCTTCAAAAAGCTGCGCAACCTGAACGACCGTATGATCGCGGGGATAAACGCCTCCGAGACGCGCGGCCTGCTCAACGTATCGGTCCCGGTGCGCGTGGCCGATGCCGCGGCGCAAGCGGTCTCCTGCGCCAACCCCAGTGTCCTTTCCATCGACATCGGACCGGCGATGAAGCGCGTGAATCCGGTAGACATAGCGCCGGGGCGCGAGCCGATCCTTTCCGGCACCGAGCGCTTCGTGCGCGATTTCGACGCCGAGCCGGGCGGGGTTCCCTTCTCCCCGACGGACGGGAAGCTCCTGAAAGAGCTCCTCCCCGAGGGGGAGGCGCTTTTGTTTCAACAGGGGGAAAGCCTCCTGTACCGGGACCGCGCCGAGGAGGCGGTGAACGTCTTCGCCATGTTCGACAAGAAGGGGGATCGCGTGAAGGCGCTCGCCTCTTTCCGTTTGGGCGAGGCGTACGAGAAGCTTGGACGACACCAGGAGGCGCTTGCCTCGTTTCGCAACGCCGAAGCCCTCTGGCCCGGGTACCTGAACCAGGCGCCCGAGCTGATGCAGCCCTACTCCGACGCTCTTGCGCGCACCGGCGACTTCCCCGGTGCGAGGAGGATGCTGTTGCGCCTCATGGACCGCTACATCGGCACTCCGTATCAGGCCGAACTTTTGAACCGGCTCGCCGATCTGATCGAGCGCAACGGGCAGAAGGAGGCGGCGCTTGCGATGTACAGAAGCGTCGTGATGTACGCGCATGGGAGCGCCGCCGCGGGGAGGGCACGCCTGAAGCTCGCCGACCGGGCGCTCTTCTCAATCTCGCGCGACCGGTACCGCGAACTCCTCTCCAAGTATCAAACCATCTACGGCGAGCCCGGCGACCCCTCCTCCCGCGACGAGGCGCTCTTCAAGATGTCGCTGCTGCTCGCGCTCTACGCCCCTCCGAAGGATGCGCTCGAGGCGGCGGTGACCTACAACCGGCGTTACCCGCGCGGCATCTTCTCCACCGTTCTCAGCAAGATGCGCGAGGAGATCCTGTTCCCCGTTTACCAGGAGGCCGCCGCAGCCGGCAAAGACGACGCGCTCGTGCGCCTTGCCATGGACAACCGCGAGTACCTCTCCCGCTGCTTCGGCGACGCGGGCTTCGCTCCGCGGCTCTCGCAGGCCTTCGAGAAGACCGGGAAGACGGTGCAGGAGCTGGAGCTCTTCACCTACCTGGACGGCAAGAACTGGGCGGCTTCGAGCGCCCCCTTCATGCTTTCGCGCATGGTGGACGACGCGGTCGTTTTAGGCAACGCACCGCTGGCCGAGTCGACGGCGCGCGACTTCCTCGGGCGCTTCCCGCGCGACCCCAATCTCGGCAGGGTGCGGGAGCAGCTCGGGCGGCTCGCCTTCGAGAAGGGGGACCTCCCCGGCGCGGCGGCGCAACTCGCCTTCCTGAAGGCCCGAAACGCCAAGGCCGCTCTCCCCGACAGCGAGTACTACCTCGGCAAGGCGCTCCAGGCCGCCAAAGATCACGGCGGCGCGGTGCGCAGCCTGGTCCGCTTCACGACGAGCGCGAAAAGCGGCAATCCCCTCCTCCCGGACGCCTACTACAACCTCGCCGTCGAGCTCGCCGAGGTGAAGGATTACCCGCACGCCCTCGCGGCCTGCCAGGTCGGCGCCAGCGTCGCCGGCGGTGAAATGGTGGGGCAGTTCCTGTTCAAGACCGGGGAGCTGCAGGTAAAGCTCGGGGCGGTGCGCGAGGCGAAGGCGAGCTGGGAGAAAGCGACCGGCATGGGCGGGACCTGGGGCAAGCTGGCCGGCGAGGCGTTAAACGACTTAAACTGGCGCATGAAGATCGCCGGAGAACTTCCCTGA
- the flgB gene encoding flagellar basal body rod protein FlgB: MPVQGIFGTTVELLGKTLDLRAKRQTMISSNLANVETPGYTPTDVSFESQLKSALKGGAKDSGVTNPRHIPLKGRAASLERVQGDVVEVDTRTMGPDGNGVEMETEMGRLAENQIMYNASVQLLGKKFDELKQAIRGTL, encoded by the coding sequence ATGCCTGTACAAGGAATTTTCGGGACGACCGTTGAACTTCTGGGGAAGACCCTGGATCTCAGGGCCAAACGGCAGACGATGATCTCGTCGAACCTCGCCAACGTGGAAACCCCCGGCTATACGCCCACCGACGTCTCTTTCGAGAGCCAGTTGAAGAGCGCCCTCAAGGGAGGGGCGAAGGATAGCGGGGTCACCAACCCGCGCCACATCCCGCTCAAGGGGCGCGCCGCGTCGCTTGAGAGGGTGCAGGGGGACGTGGTCGAGGTCGACACGCGCACCATGGGCCCGGACGGCAACGGTGTCGAGATGGAGACCGAGATGGGGCGTCTGGCCGAGAACCAGATCATGTACAACGCCAGTGTGCAGCTCCTCGGCAAGAAGTTCGATGAGTTGAAGCAGGCGATAAGGGGTACCTTATAA
- a CDS encoding efflux RND transporter permease subunit translates to MNNLGFAGKIARAFIDSKLTPLIVAASLLIGLYSVFATPREEEPQIVVPMVDIYLPMPGSSPKEVEERVVTTFEKKIWEINGVEYIYSASRQGMGIITVRFLVGESMEDSLVKLYNKVMSNRNLLPPGAGEPLVVSKSIDDVPIVSLTLWSDRYDHHALRKVARELCDDLQKVENVAHSEIKGGLSRELKVRLDPVRLSSYGLTPLAVASALDKGNVSQRAGSFASGNREYSLEAGGFISDPADAGRLVVSVKDGRPVYLSDVATITDGVQEPKDYVFFGLGPAAAQKHLKGGAADYPAVTVSIAKRKGANATWVAEDLLKRVEFQKGKLIPSEMQVTVTRNYGETAKDKNNELLFHMFLAAISVTLLIAVFMGWRAGAVAAIAIPVTLALTMFIFNRIGYTLNRITLFALIFSIGILVDDAIVVVENIHRYFTTTKFKPLEAAVRAVDEIGNPTMLATLAVIASILPMGFVGGLMGPYMRPIPVGASMAMVFSLLIALIVTPYFAYRFMKGESHYGTEAPPEESWMTGFYRRMMGRLLHDKKVRYGFLSTVVILLLISCSLIYFKAVTVKMLPFDNKSELQLIIDAPEGTTLEDNARMVAELGDALRKVPEVTDFQSYVGTSSPFNFNGLVRHYYLRQGPNVAEIQVNLEGKEARSAQSHDIAKRIRPTLKAITDRYGARLKVAEIPPGPPVLSTLVAEVYGPDQKTRVDIAHKIKDIFKSTAGVVDVDWYQEDDQPTLRFEVDREKAALSGVDAAQVVQTLKLAVGGTDVGIMHVPQEKEPVRINLRLPVGSRSDVSSLSSIYVAGNKGNVPLSELVRVVRGVEEKSLYRKNMKSVVYVIGDVAGVIEAPVYAILKMHKDIDNIALPGGYHIEQRAATQPWSEERPGIKWDGEWHITYEVFRDLGAAFAAVMVLIYVLVVAWFKDFTTPLVIMAPIPLTLIGILPGHAIMGAFFTATSMIGFIALAGIIVRNSIILIDFAELRRREGMALDEAIIDAGAVRFRPMLLTAAAVVVGSFVILFDPIFQGLALAMMCGEIASTTLSRITIPILYFMVQSWKEKHQKKQTA, encoded by the coding sequence GACGCCGCGCGAGGAAGAGCCGCAAATCGTCGTCCCCATGGTGGACATCTACCTCCCCATGCCCGGCTCTTCTCCCAAGGAGGTCGAGGAGCGGGTGGTCACCACCTTCGAGAAGAAGATCTGGGAGATCAACGGGGTCGAGTACATCTACTCGGCAAGCCGCCAGGGGATGGGGATCATCACGGTCCGCTTCCTGGTCGGCGAGAGCATGGAAGACTCCCTCGTCAAGCTCTACAACAAGGTGATGAGCAACCGAAACCTCCTCCCGCCGGGCGCGGGGGAGCCGCTCGTGGTGTCGAAGTCGATCGACGACGTCCCGATCGTTTCGCTCACCCTCTGGTCGGACCGCTACGACCACCACGCCCTGAGAAAGGTGGCCCGCGAGCTCTGCGACGACCTGCAGAAAGTGGAGAACGTGGCGCATTCCGAGATCAAGGGGGGACTCTCCCGCGAGCTCAAGGTGCGTCTGGACCCGGTGCGGCTCTCCTCCTACGGGCTCACCCCGCTTGCCGTCGCCTCGGCGCTCGATAAGGGGAACGTCTCGCAGCGCGCGGGCTCCTTCGCCTCGGGTAATCGCGAGTACAGCCTGGAGGCGGGGGGCTTCATCTCCGACCCCGCCGACGCCGGAAGGCTCGTCGTCAGCGTGAAGGACGGCCGCCCGGTGTACCTCTCGGATGTTGCCACGATCACCGACGGCGTCCAGGAACCGAAGGACTACGTCTTCTTCGGGCTCGGCCCAGCGGCGGCGCAGAAGCACCTAAAGGGTGGCGCGGCGGACTACCCGGCGGTCACCGTCTCCATCGCCAAGCGCAAGGGGGCGAACGCTACCTGGGTCGCCGAGGACCTCCTGAAGCGGGTCGAGTTCCAGAAGGGAAAACTGATCCCCTCCGAGATGCAGGTGACCGTCACCAGGAACTACGGCGAGACCGCCAAAGACAAGAACAACGAGCTACTGTTTCACATGTTCCTGGCCGCCATTTCGGTAACTCTGCTGATCGCGGTCTTCATGGGGTGGCGGGCCGGCGCCGTGGCGGCGATCGCGATTCCGGTGACCCTCGCGCTCACCATGTTCATCTTCAACCGGATCGGCTACACGCTGAACCGGATCACCCTGTTCGCGCTCATCTTCTCGATCGGGATCCTGGTCGATGACGCCATCGTGGTGGTGGAGAACATCCACCGCTACTTCACGACGACGAAGTTCAAGCCGCTCGAGGCCGCGGTGCGGGCGGTGGACGAGATCGGCAACCCGACCATGCTGGCGACTCTCGCCGTCATCGCCTCCATCCTCCCGATGGGGTTCGTAGGCGGCCTCATGGGGCCGTACATGCGCCCGATCCCGGTCGGCGCGTCCATGGCCATGGTCTTCTCGCTTCTCATTGCGCTGATCGTCACGCCGTACTTCGCCTACCGCTTCATGAAGGGTGAGTCGCATTACGGCACCGAGGCACCGCCGGAAGAAAGCTGGATGACGGGCTTTTACCGCCGCATGATGGGGAGGCTTTTGCACGACAAGAAGGTGCGCTACGGCTTCCTCTCCACGGTGGTGATCCTTCTCCTCATCTCCTGCTCTCTCATCTACTTCAAGGCGGTGACGGTGAAGATGCTGCCGTTTGACAACAAGAGCGAGCTGCAGCTCATCATCGACGCCCCGGAGGGGACCACACTCGAGGACAATGCACGCATGGTGGCCGAGCTGGGCGACGCGCTCAGGAAAGTTCCCGAGGTGACCGACTTCCAGAGCTACGTCGGCACGAGCTCGCCGTTCAACTTCAACGGCCTCGTGCGCCATTATTACCTGCGCCAAGGGCCGAACGTCGCCGAGATCCAGGTGAACCTGGAAGGGAAGGAGGCGCGCTCCGCCCAGTCGCACGATATCGCGAAACGGATCCGTCCGACGCTGAAGGCGATCACGGACCGCTACGGCGCACGCCTCAAGGTGGCCGAGATCCCGCCCGGACCGCCGGTCCTCTCGACGCTCGTTGCCGAGGTGTACGGGCCGGACCAGAAAACCCGCGTCGATATCGCGCACAAGATCAAGGACATCTTCAAAAGCACCGCCGGGGTCGTCGACGTCGACTGGTACCAGGAGGACGACCAACCGACGCTGCGTTTCGAGGTGGACCGTGAGAAGGCGGCGCTCTCCGGGGTGGACGCGGCCCAGGTGGTGCAGACCCTGAAACTCGCCGTGGGCGGAACCGACGTGGGGATCATGCACGTGCCGCAGGAGAAGGAACCGGTGCGCATCAACCTGCGCCTCCCGGTCGGCTCCCGAAGCGACGTCTCCTCGCTCTCCTCCATCTACGTCGCGGGCAACAAGGGGAACGTCCCCCTTTCCGAGCTGGTCCGCGTGGTGCGCGGGGTGGAGGAAAAATCGCTCTACCGCAAGAACATGAAGAGCGTGGTGTACGTGATAGGCGACGTGGCCGGGGTGATCGAGGCCCCGGTGTACGCCATCCTCAAGATGCACAAGGACATCGACAACATAGCGCTCCCCGGCGGGTACCACATCGAGCAGCGCGCCGCGACCCAGCCCTGGAGCGAGGAGCGCCCCGGCATCAAGTGGGACGGCGAGTGGCACATCACCTACGAGGTCTTCCGCGACCTGGGTGCCGCCTTCGCCGCGGTCATGGTGCTTATCTACGTGCTGGTGGTGGCCTGGTTCAAGGACTTCACCACGCCGCTTGTGATCATGGCGCCGATCCCGCTAACCCTGATCGGCATCCTCCCCGGACACGCCATCATGGGGGCTTTCTTCACGGCGACCAGTATGATAGGCTTCATCGCCCTGGCCGGCATCATCGTGCGAAACTCCATCATCCTCATAGATTTTGCCGAGCTGCGGCGCCGCGAGGGGATGGCGCTGGACGAGGCGATTATCGATGCCGGTGCGGTCCGCTTCCGTCCCATGCTGCTCACTGCCGCCGCGGTCGTGGTCGGGAGCTTCGTCATCCTGTTCGATCCGATATTCCAGGGGCTCGCCCTCGCCATGATGTGCGGCGAGATCGCCTCGACGACGCTTTCCAGGATCACCATTCCGATCCTTTACTTCATGGTGCAGTCCTGGAAGGAAAAACATCAAAAAAAGCAAACAGCTTAG
- a CDS encoding response regulator has translation MAGFEKLQSMLDAAMKQAGEESGMLLGQAMSVAASDVLNTNRKSYLGDEDNPIYVVGVESREAYPGFFYLLFSLGDTIVMSSILLGIPGPRIQEKRRLSIQEPDDVDAFGEIANQIIGSFNSVFQPNLPDKVHLKLLPPQKYVPGTDPLTDDVPFPDGEYLMYRAPLQIEGHEMNMVDILIPHPLANLFDPQPEEAAVEAAAPEAEAAAEEAAPVASILVLGDDDGRRALVEGLSDSGMNLIDAPLGADLPGLFAQGEVRVALISLKNTTDRDLAICKRVVPLVDRSGGAVLLCAHEWTRTAVLKALKAGVKGVVMPPFEPHELTEKVAKFLH, from the coding sequence ATGGCCGGATTCGAAAAACTACAATCGATGCTGGATGCCGCGATGAAGCAGGCGGGCGAAGAGAGCGGCATGCTCTTAGGCCAGGCCATGTCCGTGGCGGCTTCCGATGTCCTGAACACCAACCGCAAGAGCTACCTGGGTGACGAGGACAACCCGATCTACGTGGTCGGGGTGGAGTCGCGCGAGGCGTATCCGGGCTTTTTCTACCTCCTCTTCTCGCTGGGCGACACCATCGTGATGAGCTCGATCCTCCTCGGGATCCCGGGGCCCAGGATCCAGGAGAAACGCCGGCTTTCCATCCAGGAACCGGACGACGTGGACGCCTTCGGCGAGATCGCCAACCAGATCATCGGCTCCTTCAACTCGGTGTTCCAGCCGAACCTCCCCGACAAGGTGCACCTGAAGCTCCTTCCGCCGCAGAAGTACGTGCCGGGGACCGACCCCCTCACCGACGACGTCCCCTTTCCGGACGGTGAATACCTGATGTACCGTGCCCCCCTGCAGATCGAGGGGCATGAGATGAACATGGTGGACATCCTGATCCCGCACCCGCTGGCGAACCTGTTCGACCCGCAGCCGGAAGAGGCGGCGGTCGAGGCGGCCGCGCCCGAGGCTGAGGCGGCGGCCGAGGAGGCGGCTCCCGTGGCCTCCATCCTGGTGCTCGGGGACGACGACGGGCGCCGGGCACTGGTGGAAGGGCTTTCCGACAGCGGCATGAACCTCATCGACGCCCCCCTCGGGGCCGACCTGCCGGGCCTCTTCGCCCAGGGGGAGGTGAGGGTCGCTCTCATCTCGCTCAAAAACACCACCGACCGCGACCTCGCCATCTGCAAGCGGGTGGTGCCGCTCGTGGACCGAAGCGGCGGCGCCGTGCTCCTTTGCGCCCACGAATGGACCCGGACCGCGGTCCTCAAGGCGCTCAAGGCGGGCGTGAAGGGTGTGGTGATGCCCCCCTTCGAGCCGCACGAGCTCACCGAGAAGGTGGCGAAATTCCTGCACTGA
- a CDS encoding rhodanese-like domain-containing protein: protein MRLFAVLIAVVVLTASLSQAVGLANVTSKQAQTVMSKNKKMFLLDVRTPDEFRQAHLKGSVLIPLGELNRRVQEIPRDRPVLVYCAVGARSATAASFLASKGYREVYNMTDGIVGWYQNGLPLQLGGK from the coding sequence ATGAGACTTTTTGCCGTTTTGATTGCCGTAGTCGTACTAACCGCTTCCCTCTCCCAGGCCGTAGGGCTTGCCAACGTGACCTCGAAGCAGGCTCAGACCGTGATGTCGAAGAACAAGAAGATGTTCCTGCTCGACGTGCGCACCCCGGACGAGTTCCGTCAGGCGCACCTGAAAGGGTCCGTGCTGATCCCGTTGGGCGAGCTGAACCGCAGGGTGCAGGAGATCCCGCGCGACCGGCCGGTGCTCGTGTACTGCGCCGTGGGCGCCCGCTCCGCCACCGCCGCGAGCTTTCTCGCCTCCAAAGGTTACCGCGAGGTCTACAACATGACCGACGGCATCGTCGGCTGGTACCAGAACGGTCTGCCGCTGCAGTTGGGCGGCAAGTAG
- a CDS encoding sensor histidine kinase, producing the protein MQEQLENITASLLEEIDSGVVYLDAGGRVLLMNRRAEEILHIGRAEVVGKRVDMLPLRTPVYRVLSENVQDEPVEVSIDGAVIQVRSSKLPGDTPGELFQLRDISADKKEKRQREEFVAMMTHDLKSPLTVIMGYMQALIGEMPTKMDPSLHLFVKEMDKSAAKMLSMIDDVLDAYRLEAGLLQIDRQPTDTRALLEGCCRDGEQEAAVHGSYFLSDLCDGIPTLDLDAKQIARVFANLIGNAVKFTPRRGTISVSTTVEDDRLLVEVADTGIGIPENELPRVFNKYFRSSAARGFKGTGLGLTISKAIVEAHGGSIRVESTAGKGSRFTVLLPLKGERTTFRRQFKG; encoded by the coding sequence ATGCAGGAGCAACTTGAAAACATAACCGCTTCCCTGCTTGAGGAGATCGACTCGGGGGTGGTCTACCTGGACGCCGGCGGCAGGGTACTGCTCATGAACCGCCGGGCGGAGGAGATCCTTCACATCGGCCGCGCCGAGGTCGTCGGCAAAAGGGTGGACATGCTGCCGCTTCGGACGCCGGTCTACCGCGTGCTCAGCGAGAACGTACAGGACGAGCCGGTGGAGGTGAGCATCGACGGCGCCGTGATCCAGGTCCGCTCCTCGAAGCTTCCCGGCGACACCCCGGGGGAACTCTTCCAACTGCGCGACATCAGCGCGGACAAGAAGGAGAAGCGCCAGCGCGAGGAGTTCGTGGCGATGATGACCCACGACCTCAAGTCGCCCCTTACCGTGATCATGGGGTACATGCAGGCGCTCATCGGGGAGATGCCCACCAAGATGGACCCCTCGCTGCATCTGTTCGTGAAGGAGATGGACAAGAGCGCCGCGAAGATGCTCTCCATGATCGACGACGTCCTTGACGCCTACCGCCTGGAGGCGGGCCTCTTGCAGATAGACCGCCAGCCCACCGACACCCGGGCCCTCCTGGAGGGGTGCTGCCGCGACGGAGAACAGGAGGCGGCGGTGCACGGTTCCTACTTCCTGAGCGACCTCTGCGACGGAATCCCGACACTCGATCTTGACGCGAAGCAGATAGCCAGGGTCTTCGCCAACCTGATCGGCAACGCGGTGAAGTTCACCCCGCGCCGCGGCACCATAAGCGTCAGCACCACGGTTGAGGACGACCGCCTGCTCGTGGAGGTCGCCGACACCGGCATCGGCATCCCGGAAAACGAGCTGCCGCGCGTCTTCAACAAGTACTTCCGCTCCTCGGCGGCCCGCGGCTTCAAGGGGACCGGCCTGGGGCTCACCATCAGCAAGGCGATCGTCGAAGCGCACGGCGGCAGTATCCGTGTCGAGAGCACCGCCGGCAAAGGGAGCCGCTTCACCGTCTTGTTGCCGCTCAAGGGGGAGCGCACCACCTTCAGGCGCCAATTTAAAGGTTAA
- a CDS encoding response regulator, with product MGNVLIVDDSSTMRKIISRSLRQAGLPVDDIYEAGDGIEALSAMEGKTIDLILSDINMPNMDGLEFIKCVRGKGVNTPIVMITTEGGEDILKEAISNGASDSIKKPFTPDQLNEKLGGLL from the coding sequence ATGGGCAACGTATTGATAGTGGACGATTCCTCGACCATGAGAAAGATCATTTCCCGCAGCCTGCGCCAGGCGGGGCTTCCGGTAGACGACATCTACGAGGCCGGCGACGGCATCGAGGCGCTCTCCGCCATGGAAGGCAAAACCATCGACCTGATCCTGTCCGACATCAACATGCCGAACATGGACGGGCTCGAATTCATCAAGTGCGTCAGGGGCAAGGGAGTGAACACCCCGATCGTCATGATCACCACCGAGGGTGGCGAGGACATCCTCAAGGAAGCGATCAGCAACGGCGCCAGCGACAGCATCAAAAAGCCGTTCACGCCAGACCAGTTGAACGAGAAGCTCGGAGGACTCTTATGA
- a CDS encoding MBL fold metallo-hydrolase, with translation MICRIRVLCDNTAGALSGTLGEHGFAALVQAGDRALLFDTGAGHTLLHNAQRMNVDLKGVDQVVLSHGHWDHAGGLWPLLQVAGPKRILAHPGIFTRRYSVREGSARSVGVPYSEEFLAGLGAVFSYSDEFREVMPGVFLTGEVPRRTVFEEGDAGLFCDEAGCERDEIRDDQSLVVVTGKGLLILLGCCHAGMINTIEHAREKTGVDRVYGVVGGCHLAFSSQPQVDQTIKALKKYGLKKICPGHCTGFHAAARLAQAFPAGFKPMQVGYVLEAE, from the coding sequence ATGATCTGCCGCATCAGGGTCCTTTGCGACAACACCGCCGGTGCGCTTTCCGGCACGCTGGGCGAGCACGGTTTCGCCGCGCTGGTGCAGGCGGGGGACCGGGCCCTTCTCTTCGATACCGGGGCGGGGCACACGCTTTTGCACAACGCCCAGCGCATGAACGTCGACCTGAAGGGGGTAGACCAGGTCGTGCTGTCGCACGGGCATTGGGACCACGCGGGGGGGCTCTGGCCGCTTCTGCAGGTCGCCGGCCCGAAAAGGATCCTCGCGCACCCCGGCATCTTCACCCGGCGCTACTCCGTGCGCGAAGGGAGCGCCCGCTCGGTGGGGGTCCCCTACTCCGAAGAGTTCCTGGCCGGTCTCGGGGCCGTCTTCTCCTACAGCGACGAATTCCGCGAGGTGATGCCCGGCGTTTTCCTGACCGGCGAGGTGCCGCGCAGGACCGTTTTCGAGGAAGGCGACGCGGGGCTTTTCTGCGACGAGGCGGGGTGCGAGAGGGACGAGATCCGGGACGACCAGTCGCTCGTCGTCGTGACCGGCAAGGGGCTTTTGATCCTCCTCGGGTGCTGCCATGCCGGGATGATCAACACCATCGAGCATGCCCGCGAGAAGACCGGGGTGGACCGGGTCTACGGGGTAGTGGGAGGGTGCCACTTGGCCTTCTCCTCCCAGCCCCAGGTCGATCAGACCATAAAGGCGCTCAAGAAGTACGGACTGAAGAAGATCTGCCCGGGGCACTGCACCGGGTTTCACGCGGCGGCCCGGCTCGCCCAGGCCTTCCCTGCGGGGTTCAAGCCGATGCAGGTGGGGTACGTGCTCGAAGCAGAATAG
- a CDS encoding YgaP family membrane protein — translation MYIDRLLRLIAGTFTLISLALAHYHDPRWLWFTAFIGLNLLQSGFTNWCPMMTILDKLGVPKLPPRECGK, via the coding sequence ATGTACATCGACAGACTGCTTAGACTCATCGCCGGCACCTTCACCCTGATCTCCCTGGCGCTGGCTCACTACCACGATCCGCGCTGGCTCTGGTTCACCGCCTTCATAGGCCTCAACCTTTTGCAGTCGGGCTTCACCAACTGGTGCCCGATGATGACCATCCTGGACAAGCTTGGCGTTCCCAAGCTCCCGCCCAGAGAGTGCGGTAAATGA
- a CDS encoding chemotaxis protein CheX: protein MMSLNQEIATATHLQEADLATYVINATKEVFETMVMMALEDSYPLKEPVTSFHCSVTGMVGLAGTYTGILSIHCPQHLALRITSNMLGMDVDEVGEDVNDALGEIANMLGGYVKQILSKGGLDINLSIPTVISGEDYTVNSMADSDCVIIPFTNEGDRFLVGLKLRKEV, encoded by the coding sequence ATGATGTCCCTCAACCAGGAAATCGCTACCGCGACACACCTGCAGGAGGCGGACCTGGCCACTTACGTCATCAACGCCACCAAAGAGGTGTTCGAAACCATGGTGATGATGGCCCTCGAGGATAGTTATCCCCTGAAGGAGCCCGTCACCTCCTTCCATTGCTCGGTCACCGGCATGGTCGGCCTGGCAGGGACCTACACTGGCATCCTCTCCATCCACTGTCCGCAGCACCTGGCTCTCAGGATCACCTCGAACATGCTCGGGATGGACGTGGACGAGGTGGGCGAGGACGTGAACGACGCCCTGGGCGAGATCGCCAACATGCTCGGCGGCTACGTGAAGCAGATCCTCTCCAAGGGGGGGCTCGATATCAACCTCTCCATCCCGACGGTAATCTCCGGAGAGGACTACACGGTCAACTCGATGGCCGACAGCGACTGCGTCATCATCCCCTTCACCAACGAGGGTGACCGGTTCCTTGTCGGGCTCAAACTCAGGAAGGAAGTCTAG
- a CDS encoding C-GCAxxG-C-C family protein gives MFWLRKNVAENVECTSVAEKVSTEAEGFYRSGKMHCAEAVLASVKNEFLPDAGDELVHLASGFGGGSGAGCICGAVAGGTMAIGLVVQDRKLSAALTKELHHWFKEQYRVTCCKALTANGKKRCVEFTANTAGKVAELLQKK, from the coding sequence GTGTTTTGGCTCAGAAAGAACGTTGCTGAGAATGTGGAATGCACATCCGTTGCGGAAAAGGTATCCACCGAGGCTGAAGGGTTCTACCGTTCCGGCAAGATGCATTGCGCCGAGGCGGTGCTCGCTTCGGTGAAAAACGAATTTCTCCCCGATGCCGGGGACGAACTGGTGCACTTGGCTTCCGGTTTCGGCGGCGGCTCGGGGGCGGGATGCATCTGCGGCGCGGTGGCCGGCGGGACCATGGCCATCGGCCTCGTTGTGCAGGACCGGAAGCTTTCCGCCGCGCTCACCAAGGAGTTGCACCACTGGTTCAAGGAGCAGTACCGGGTCACCTGCTGCAAGGCTTTGACCGCCAACGGCAAGAAGCGCTGCGTCGAATTCACCGCGAACACCGCCGGCAAGGTTGCGGAACTTTTGCAGAAGAAGTGA